CGACGCCGCGGTCCTCGAACAGGTGCCAGACCATCAGCCGGATCGCGGTGGTGCCGACCCCGCGCGTCGCAAGCCTGCCGTCGACCCACAAGCCCAATTCACCACGGCCGTGATAACCGTCGATCCACGCGTCGCACTGTCCCGCCAACCGGCCCTCGACTTCGATCACGGTGTGCACCGCGGCCCCGCATCGCATGCGGCGATGCGCCGAGGCCCATTCCCGGATCCAGGCTCGGCAGCTGTGACGTTCGGCCCAACTCAGTTCCGAATGGTCCCAGAACGGTTCGATCAGATGCTGGTTGGCCAAGCGCACCGATCGCCAGGCGCTCGCATCGGACAGTCTGGGTCCACGCAACGTCACCGGCACACCGGCGCTTGTCACGCCGGTCATCGGCGGTGCCGTATCGGTGGATCTGCTGACGACGCGAATCATCCGTACCCCCTGGCATCGAGACGGTCGATGTCGACAAACCGGCCTGCCAGCACGGGAAACCGCGTGGCGACCTCGTCGAGCAGGTCCGGAAGGGTGAGCAGCACCAAATCCGGATCCATGGCGATGAGCTCAGCGGGTGAGACCACCGGGATGTCGGTACCTGGCATGCGTCGTCCGTGCTTGGCCGGCGACGCGTCGGCCACCGCGCTCACCAGCTCACGGTTCACCCCGGCCAACGAGAACAGCGCCACCGCGCGCGAAGCGGCTCCATAGGCCGCCACGCTCGTCCCGTCCCGGTGCCGGTCCGCCAGCCATGCCGCCAGCTTCGAGGTGTGCCCGTCGGCGGCGCGTTGCAGCGCACCGGCTTTGAGCCGGTCAACAACCGTGTCGTCATCGCTCACGCCCATGGCAACAGGGGTGGGCGTCGCGGTGGCGTGGACCGCGGCCACCAGTTCGGTCCCGCCGTACAGTTCGAAATGCCAACTGGTCTCGATCGTCATGCCTGCAGACACGAGCAATCGACGCAGCGCCGGGCGCGAATAGTACGCGAAATGGCCGTGCCGCAACGCGTTCCACTGTCCCTGTGTGACAATGGTTTCCAACGCGTGGTACTGCAGCAGCAGCACCCCGCCGGGCGCGGTGACGGCGGCGCGTCGCCGGAAAGCCGATGCCTGATCGCGTTCGTGCATGATGCCGAACGAGTCGAGCACCACATCGGCGGGACCGTCGGAGACCACGCTGAAGCCACGTCCGGCCAGCAGGCCGGTCCAGCTGCCGCCGTGCGGGCTACCGAACTCGCGCACCGTCCGTCCGCGCAGCCAGCCGGCGGCGGCGACACGTTCGACCGCGGCAGCGGCCTGGTCTTTGAGTGCCTGCGGTTCGACGCCCCTGGGTTCCTCCGCGACGGTGGCGTCCTCGGCCAACTGCGCCAGCCCGCACGCGTCGCACACCTCCATGGCCAACGGGTAGGTGACGTCGTCTCCCCCGCCGGTCGCAGGCGGGAAATGGTCGGCAGGTGGTGCCGCACCGAGGTCGAGAACACGGGTCAACCGCTCATCGCCACATCCACGACAGGCGGTCATGGCAGCCTGCTCCGGTACATGCCGAGAAGACACGGCACCGCGGCGCGGCCCCCGACGCCCGCCACCCGGGCACCGGGGGCACCCTGCGGGTCGTCGTCTCGCCTCGAGATGCCGTCGCGGGCAGCCGGGCCCACGTGGTCACGCAATGGCCGTGACTCTCTTGAGCCGAGCATCGACGGCGCCGTCGTCGAGCAGGTGTCGCAGCCGGGCCAGCCGCGTGTACCGCTGCTCGAAGTCGTCGCGTGTGAGCCCGTACCGGGTGTATGCCTCGTAGAGTTCGGCGGCCCCGTCGGTGACGGTACGCGTGCAGTGCAGTCCGATCTCGGCGCGGGCCCTGCTGAAATCGACCCGGTAGGAGCGAGGGTCGGCGCCGGTCTCGCCGGTGATCTCCAGAACCGATCCCGGCACGGCCTTCACCACCTCGGCGGCGATCTGCGCGACCGTGACGTTGTTGATCTCCGACCCGATGTTGTAGGCCCGGCAGGACACCACGTCGGCGGGCGCCGTCAGGCACGCCAGGAACGCCTGGGCGATGTCGGCCGCATGTACCAGTGGGCGCCACGGAGTTCCGTCGGACAGGACGCGGACCACCCCGGTGAGTACCGCATGACCCACCAGATTGTTCAGGACGATGTCGGCCCTCGGTCGAGCCGAGAACCCGAAGGCGGTCGCGTTGCGCAGGAAGACGGGAACGAAGCCGCCGTCGGCCATCGCCGCGACGTCGTCCTCCACCCGCACCTTGCTGATCGCGTACGGGGTCAACGGGTTCAGCGGCGCGTTCTCGTCGACCAGACCGTCGCCGGCGGCGCCGTACACCGAGCACGTGGACGCGTACAGGAACCGCGAGACCCCGGCCTCCTTGGCGGTGCGGGCCAGTCGCACCGAGGCGCGGTGGTTGATGTCGAAGGTGATCTCGGGGTCCAGCGCCCCGAGCGGGTCGTTCGACAGCGCGGCCAGGTGCACGACTGCGTCGAAACCGGTCAACTGCTCGACCGTCACGTCCCGCAGGTCGGCCGGTATCTGCGGGATCGGCTCGGGCACCGG
This genomic window from Mycolicibacterium goodii contains:
- a CDS encoding NAD-dependent epimerase/dehydratase family protein, translating into MRILVTGNTGYLGTVMVPVLQAAGHDIVGLDTGYFADCTLGPVPEPIPQIPADLRDVTVEQLTGFDAVVHLAALSNDPLGALDPEITFDINHRASVRLARTAKEAGVSRFLYASTCSVYGAAGDGLVDENAPLNPLTPYAISKVRVEDDVAAMADGGFVPVFLRNATAFGFSARPRADIVLNNLVGHAVLTGVVRVLSDGTPWRPLVHAADIAQAFLACLTAPADVVSCRAYNIGSEINNVTVAQIAAEVVKAVPGSVLEITGETGADPRSYRVDFSRARAEIGLHCTRTVTDGAAELYEAYTRYGLTRDDFEQRYTRLARLRHLLDDGAVDARLKRVTAIA
- a CDS encoding class I SAM-dependent methyltransferase, producing the protein MTACRGCGDERLTRVLDLGAAPPADHFPPATGGGDDVTYPLAMEVCDACGLAQLAEDATVAEEPRGVEPQALKDQAAAAVERVAAAGWLRGRTVREFGSPHGGSWTGLLAGRGFSVVSDGPADVVLDSFGIMHERDQASAFRRRAAVTAPGGVLLLQYHALETIVTQGQWNALRHGHFAYYSRPALRRLLVSAGMTIETSWHFELYGGTELVAAVHATATPTPVAMGVSDDDTVVDRLKAGALQRAADGHTSKLAAWLADRHRDGTSVAAYGAASRAVALFSLAGVNRELVSAVADASPAKHGRRMPGTDIPVVSPAELIAMDPDLVLLTLPDLLDEVATRFPVLAGRFVDIDRLDARGYG
- a CDS encoding GNAT family N-acetyltransferase, with translation MTGVTSAGVPVTLRGPRLSDASAWRSVRLANQHLIEPFWDHSELSWAERHSCRAWIREWASAHRRMRCGAAVHTVIEVEGRLAGQCDAWIDGYHGRGELGLWVDGRLATRGVGTTAIRLMVWHLFEDRGVERVAAPIAAGNAVTIRMAQRLGFVREGVLRSYMTVGSGRCDHELWSLTRADWANVCALYRDSGSPHGERRDRV